The sequence below is a genomic window from bacterium.
TGCCGTGGTCGACGTGGGCGATGATCGCGACGTTGCGGATCTCCATCATTCTTCTCCTGGATCTGCGTTCGCCGGCATCACGCGCGCTCCGGCCGGGCCCGGCGCCGTGGTTCGTCGTGCGGGGGATCGCGGGTCGGCACCTCGACGTCGCCGGCGGCCGTCAGGCGGTGCGCGGACAGGCAGGCCGCCCGAATCATGTCGAACCGGACCGGTCCGGTCAAGCCGGACGCCGCCCCGTCCCCGAAAGAGAACGACCTCGCGGCGCCGTCGCGGCGGGCGGTTCGGGGTCGGATCGGCCGATTCCCCCTCCGTACGGCAGGATAAGCGTGAAATGGACTTTTCGCCCCTCGGGAGACATTCATGGACAACTTCCGAGGGCTGTCCTATCCTTGGCAAGGCTCCCACACCTTGGCCCCGGGGTGCGACCGTGCAGCTGAACGTCCGCGACGTCGCCAAACTCCTGAGCGTCTCCGAGAAGACCATCTACCGCTGGATCCGCGATGGCCACATCCCGGCCTACCGCTTCCAGGACCAGTACCGGTTCAGCCGCACCGAACTGCTGGAGTGGGCTACGGCGCGCCGCATCGGGATCCGGCCCGACATCATCCACGACACCGCCGAAGAGTCCTCGTCCCCGCTCCGGCTCGCCGACGCGCTCACCGAGGGCGGGATCCACTACCGCATCTCCGGGCGCACGCGCGAGGAGGTCCTGCGCGCGGCCGTGGCGGCGATGACCTTCCCCGAAGGAGCCGACCGCGAGACCGTCCTGAGCCTGTTCATGGCCCGCGAAGAGCTCGCCTCGACCGCCATCGGCGACGGCGTCGCCGTCCCGCACGTGCGCAGCCCGATCGTGCTGCAGGTCGAGCGGCCGCTCGTCTTCCTCTGCCTGCTCGAAGCGCCGGTGGAATTCGGCGCCCTCGACGGGCTGCCGGTCCACGCCCTGTTCTTCCTGGTCTGCCCCACGGTGCGCTCGCACCTGCGCCTGCTGTCGCGCCTGGCGTTCTGCCTGCGCGATC
It includes:
- a CDS encoding PTS sugar transporter subunit IIA; this translates as MQLNVRDVAKLLSVSEKTIYRWIRDGHIPAYRFQDQYRFSRTELLEWATARRIGIRPDIIHDTAEESSSPLRLADALTEGGIHYRISGRTREEVLRAAVAAMTFPEGADRETVLSLFMAREELASTAIGDGVAVPHVRSPIVLQVERPLVFLCLLEAPVEFGALDGLPVHALFFLVCPTVRSHLRLLSRLAFCLRDPAFRDAVRRPGVREEILAEMRRVEDSLAETPTP